ATTGACTCGACCCCGAAGCGGTTCCGGTAGGTGCGGATGAAATCCACGACTACCGAAGTTTGCGGTCGAGCTCCGCCTGGGCGAAAAAAGCTGACGCCGTCTTGAGGATGTCATTGGCTCGTCGCAGTTTGGCGACTTCCTTGGCCTGCTCCTCGTAGGCAGCCTGGAGCTGCTCGTAGGACAGGGAGCCGGGCTGGGGTGCTTGTTCCTGTTGTTCTTGTTTTCGGACCCAGTTGCGCAGGGTGGATTCCTTTACGCCGAGTAGTTCGCCGATTTCTCGGCGGGCGGCTGCTTTGGAGATGTCGCCGTCTTCGAGACGTTCGAAGTACATGCGTACCGCGCGTTGTTGGGTGGCGGTGTCGTACTTGCTGGGTCGTGCCATGCTGATCGTCCTCCTAGGGTAAAATCTAGTCTCCGACCAACCCAGGCCGCCTCAACGCGATGAGGCGAGAACCATGACCGGGTAGAACCCCTCGCCACCGTTCACCAGCTCCGGGCAGCGAGCAAGCAGACAACGAACACGCCTGCAAAAGTGCCCAGGTAGCAGGGCAGACTACCGAGAGAGACATGCCAAGTGGGACCATCTCACGATGGACTGCCGTGAACATAAAGCCTTGGGCAGGACGGGACGCAGGCGAGCAGACCTTGTACGAAGTCTAGAACTCTAGCGCAAGTAGTCTCTCCCAAGCTTTAATGCCGTACTCAACAAGTTGTTCCACTTCTCGGTAGCCATCTCATTTGGCCCAGAAATCGGAACCAAGCGCTGGCTCGCAATCGTCCGTGGCTCCGTGTACTTCAATAGTCCCTGGTCGCCGTGGCGACGGCCCACACCAGAGGATTTCCAGCCACCCATAGGCGCATCTACGCTGGCCCACGCCGCAGAGTAGCCTTCGTTGATATTAACCGTGCCGGCCTCGAGCTCCGTGGCGATGGCACGCGCTGTCCGCTCCGGCCCGAATACTGCAGCGTTGAGCCCGTATTCCGTGTCGTTGGCTCGTCGAATGGCTTCCTCATGTGAATCCACGACCTCGATCCGGACGACCGGCCCGAAGACTTCCTGGTGGTACAGCTCGGCTTCTTCAGGAACATCCAACAGTACGGTCGGAGCGTAGAAGGTTGGGCCAAGATCGGTCAGGCGCTCCCCACCGGTTGCCACCGTTGCGCCGTGGAAGACTGCGTCGGAGACAAAGTCCGCCACGTTGTCGGTGTGCTGCTTAGAGATCAAGCAGCCCATGTCTGTCTCCCACGAGTTATCGCCTGCGATCACCATATCGTTGACTGACTGCACAAATGCAGGAATGAACCTGTCTGCAACATCGGCGTGTACGTAGATCCGCTCGATTGAAATGCACAGCTGCCCCGAATTGGAAAAACACGCTTCGCGCACACCACGCACAACGGCAAACGGATCGGCATCGGCGGTGACGATCAGAGGGTTCTTGCCGCCGAGTTCGCCAGAGAACCCGATCAACCGCTCGGCAGCCTGCTGAGCCAGCATGCGACCAGTTTCGGTGGAACCGGTGAACATCAAATAATCACATTCGGCCACAATCGTCTGGCCAACGGTGGATCCAGGACCCGGAACCACGATGAACAGATCCTCGGGCAATCCGGCCTCACGCAATAGCTCGGCGCCCCGCAAAGCCGTCAGCGGAGTCTCCATATCCGGCTTGATCACCACGGCATTGCCAGCCAACAGCGCCGGAATCGCATCGGACATCGACAAGGTCAGTGGATAATTCCATGGCGCGATAATGCCCACCACACCCACTGGGACGTTCTCCACCTCAGTCTTCGTCAACACCGGTAAAGCACCCTTGGCACGCCGGGTTTTCAGCAAACGCCCCGCAGCAAAGGCATAGTGGCGCGCAGTAATCGCGTTATCCAGTACCTCTTCAAACGCCGAACGGCGGTTCTTGCCGTTTTCTGCCTGGATGAGGTCCATGAGCTCGTCGCGATGCTCCAACACCAAGTCGTGATAGCGCAGCATGATCTTCTTTCGCTTTCGCACCGGTGTCGCAGTCCACGCAGCCTGCGCTTTCCGGGCGCGGGCGAAAGCCTCAAGGGTGGAGTCTTCGTCGAAAAGCGGTGCATTATCGACAATTGACCCATCAACGGGATTTACTACCGGGATCATCTCGTGATCGATGCTGGCTGTCATATGATTTAGGGTATGCGAAAAATCTTCATTTCGGGCGGAGCTCAAGGCATCGGACGCGCGACCGCGGAAAAGTTCCTCAGCGAGGGGTGGCTCGTTGGCATTGGCGATGTCCAACCGGCCCCGTGGGCGGAAGGAATCGAGAACCTGATCGTCACCCATCTCGACGTCACTGACCCCGAATCCTGGGACAAAGCACTCGCTGAATTCACCGCGCATACCGGCGGCGAGCTGGACGTTCTCGACAACAACGCCGGCATCATCATCGACGGTCCGCTTGCCGACGAAGACCCCGCCCGCATCCAAAAGATCATCGACGTGAACGTCACCGGTCTTACCCTTGGCGCCCGCGCTGCGCACAAATACCTCAAGGCCACCCCGGGTTCACACTTGGTGAATATCTCCAGTGCATCGGCGGTCTTTGGCCAACCGGGCATCGCCGCATATTCGGCCTCGAAGTTTTATGTCAATGGACTGACCGAAGCGCTGAGCCTTGAATGGGAAAAGGACGGCATTCGCGTTGTCGATGTCATGCCGCTGTGGGCGAAGACCCCAGTCGCCGATGTGTCCGCAGCTTCCGTGCGCAAACTCGGCGTGAACCTGACCACTGAGCAGGTCGCCGATGCCGTCTGGGAGTCCGTCAACCCGAAGAACCGCTGGCAGCGCGGGCGGTTGCACTACGGTGTCGGAATCGTCGACAAGCTTTTTTATGTGGCGGGGCAGTGGGCACCGGATCGCG
The Corynebacterium breve genome window above contains:
- a CDS encoding succinic semialdehyde dehydrogenase, giving the protein MTASIDHEMIPVVNPVDGSIVDNAPLFDEDSTLEAFARARKAQAAWTATPVRKRKKIMLRYHDLVLEHRDELMDLIQAENGKNRRSAFEEVLDNAITARHYAFAAGRLLKTRRAKGALPVLTKTEVENVPVGVVGIIAPWNYPLTLSMSDAIPALLAGNAVVIKPDMETPLTALRGAELLREAGLPEDLFIVVPGPGSTVGQTIVAECDYLMFTGSTETGRMLAQQAAERLIGFSGELGGKNPLIVTADADPFAVVRGVREACFSNSGQLCISIERIYVHADVADRFIPAFVQSVNDMVIAGDNSWETDMGCLISKQHTDNVADFVSDAVFHGATVATGGERLTDLGPTFYAPTVLLDVPEEAELYHQEVFGPVVRIEVVDSHEEAIRRANDTEYGLNAAVFGPERTARAIATELEAGTVNINEGYSAAWASVDAPMGGWKSSGVGRRHGDQGLLKYTEPRTIASQRLVPISGPNEMATEKWNNLLSTALKLGRDYLR
- a CDS encoding SDR family oxidoreductase, coding for MRKIFISGGAQGIGRATAEKFLSEGWLVGIGDVQPAPWAEGIENLIVTHLDVTDPESWDKALAEFTAHTGGELDVLDNNAGIIIDGPLADEDPARIQKIIDVNVTGLTLGARAAHKYLKATPGSHLVNISSASAVFGQPGIAAYSASKFYVNGLTEALSLEWEKDGIRVVDVMPLWAKTPVADVSAASVRKLGVNLTTEQVADAVWESVNPKNRWQRGRLHYGVGIVDKLFYVAGQWAPDRVARLVTKIVAG